The Hymenobacter sp. DG01 genome has a segment encoding these proteins:
- a CDS encoding LysM peptidoglycan-binding domain-containing protein, which yields MFRFSLLTTALALTGFTAAAGPRPVAPPDSIGVEYRNNLMLIKHRVGPGETLYGLARRYKVPVEQIVEANSGQKGALVTGQVVLVPRSRVVLSQPAAPRPAAPAASAATRALPTDAHGNRVYKVEPGVTLFAIARRFQTTPAELYRLNNFPANYNVRVGQMVIVAAGSGSTPARTTAPAPAAAAPARPAPAFRPERDDEAERDARETREREARERAARERARDSAASAAAAAPTSPAPEVADKDRGPSRASEIVRRVSESGLATAIQTDASDKYLALHKTAPVGTIMQVRNIMNGQSVYVRVIGPLPDTGENTNILVRLSKKAVQRLATPDQRFRVETSYVP from the coding sequence ATGTTCCGATTTTCGTTGCTGACTACCGCGCTTGCCCTCACTGGTTTCACGGCTGCGGCCGGGCCCCGGCCAGTAGCACCGCCTGATTCCATTGGGGTAGAGTACCGCAACAACCTCATGCTCATTAAGCACCGCGTGGGGCCCGGCGAAACCCTGTACGGGCTGGCCCGCCGCTACAAGGTGCCCGTAGAGCAGATCGTGGAAGCTAACTCGGGGCAGAAGGGGGCGTTGGTAACCGGGCAGGTGGTGCTGGTGCCGCGCAGCCGCGTCGTGCTCAGTCAGCCGGCGGCACCGCGGCCGGCTGCTCCTGCCGCTTCTGCCGCTACTCGCGCCCTACCCACTGATGCACACGGCAACCGCGTGTACAAAGTTGAGCCCGGCGTGACGCTGTTTGCCATTGCACGCCGCTTCCAGACTACGCCTGCTGAGCTGTACCGTCTCAATAATTTTCCGGCCAACTACAACGTGCGTGTTGGCCAGATGGTGATTGTGGCCGCTGGGTCAGGCAGCACCCCGGCCCGCACAACCGCCCCGGCTCCCGCCGCCGCCGCGCCGGCCCGTCCGGCCCCGGCTTTCCGCCCCGAGCGCGACGATGAGGCCGAACGCGACGCCCGCGAAACCCGGGAACGGGAGGCGCGGGAGCGGGCCGCCCGCGAACGGGCCCGGGATTCAGCTGCCTCAGCGGCCGCGGCAGCGCCCACCAGCCCCGCCCCCGAAGTTGCCGACAAGGACCGGGGCCCCTCCCGAGCCAGTGAAATCGTGCGCCGGGTGTCGGAGAGCGGCCTGGCCACGGCCATTCAGACGGACGCCTCTGATAAGTACCTGGCCCTGCACAAAACGGCTCCGGTGGGCACCATTATGCAGGTGCGCAACATCATGAACGGTCAATCAGTGTACGTGCGCGTCATCGGCCCCCTGCCCGATACGGGCGAAAACACCAACATTCTGGTGCGCCTCTCTAAGAAGGCCGTGCAGCGCCTGGCCACGCCCGACCAGCGCTTCCGCGTAGAAACCAGCTACGTGCCGTAG
- a CDS encoding TIGR02757 family protein encodes MNHAQVRALLDEKYLHYDQPGFILADPVSIPHRFTQRQDVEISGLFAALLAWGRRPTIISKCTELLRRMDDAPYQFITQHHDEDLKKLLGFCHRTFCDTDLLYFVHWLRWFYGRHDTLEDAFLTGSTQKERLENFHTLFFSLDDAPQRTRKHVATPARGSACKRVNMYLRWMVRPDPRGVDFGLWTHLSPADLICPCDVHVERVARRLGLLERKQVDWLAAEELTTHLRTFDPLDPVKYDFALFGLGVEGEM; translated from the coding sequence ATGAATCACGCTCAGGTTCGGGCCCTGCTCGATGAAAAATACCTGCATTACGATCAGCCCGGCTTCATTTTGGCTGATCCGGTCAGCATTCCGCACCGCTTTACCCAGCGGCAGGATGTAGAAATCAGCGGTTTATTTGCGGCTCTGTTGGCCTGGGGGCGCCGCCCTACCATCATCAGTAAGTGCACTGAGCTGCTGCGCCGCATGGACGATGCGCCCTACCAGTTCATTACCCAACACCACGACGAGGACCTGAAAAAGCTGCTGGGCTTCTGCCACCGCACGTTCTGTGATACGGACCTTTTGTATTTCGTGCACTGGCTGCGCTGGTTTTACGGACGCCACGACACGCTGGAAGATGCTTTCCTGACGGGCAGCACCCAAAAGGAGCGTCTGGAAAACTTCCATACCCTGTTTTTCAGCCTCGACGACGCGCCCCAGCGCACCCGTAAGCACGTGGCTACTCCCGCCCGCGGCTCGGCCTGCAAGCGCGTGAACATGTATCTGCGCTGGATGGTACGCCCCGACCCGCGCGGCGTTGATTTCGGCCTCTGGACCCACCTTTCCCCCGCCGACCTCATCTGCCCCTGCGATGTGCACGTAGAGCGCGTTGCGCGCCGCCTGGGCCTGCTGGAGCGCAAGCAGGTTGATTGGCTGGCCGCCGAAGAACTTACTACCCACCTGCGCACCTTCGACCCTCTAGACCCCGTGAAGTATGATTTCGCCTTGTTCGGGCTGGGCGTGGAAGGGGAGATGTGA
- a CDS encoding endonuclease MutS2, with amino-acid sequence MILPQNFEQKIGFSQLREMLEQLCLSALGRQFVAKMSFQTKADQLEKLLLQTDEFRQLLNSGADFPSQHYHDVHQHLVRANLPGSYLDVAAFFAVKMSLRTIREALTFFTRAEENLYPTLRLLGIGVQVDRNLMANLDKVVDDEGQVREDASPLLRQIRQELINRQGQLRKQIAGILRHARQEGWVPEGAEPTIRGGRLVLPVIVEHKRRVKGLIHDESATGQTVFIEPEAVFELNNDIKDLENAYQRELVRILTQLTAQLRPHIPDLRKAYQYLGLLDFVRAKAQLARQLEAVLPKLNPRPLIRWQRVRHPLLYLTFQAHAKDDPREVVPLDIELNQEQRILLISGPNAGGKSVSMKTVGLVQYMLQCGLLIPAGEESEAGVFDDIFLDIGDEQSLENDLSTYSSHLLSMKQFVTLANKRSLVLIDEFGTGTEPSLGGAIAEAVLEQLNRARAFGVITTHYTNLKNYAERTPGIINGAMRYDPEQLQPLYRLEIGKPGSSFAIEIARKIGLPKQIVERATQLVGKDKIRYDRLLEGLEKEKTELEQRTAEAAKQERRMKKAAQEYQDLKKYLDDTTLEVLRDAKSKAKLLLKDANQQIEATIQEIRVGQAEKERTKEARGKLDTFVREKLQIEPPKPRATRELADPNTLKPGDKVALLGQEGHGEIMAVKGKTAEVSFGGLKTIVKVNQLEKLTRSEIREREKEAARKAPAQHATLDITGRMSGFNTTLDLRGERAEDALNRIMAYVDDAVMLGVPEIKILHGRGNGILRQIARDYLHKVREVASVADEHADRGGDGVTIAVLK; translated from the coding sequence TTGATTCTTCCTCAGAACTTTGAGCAAAAAATAGGTTTCTCGCAGCTGCGCGAAATGCTGGAACAGTTGTGCTTAAGCGCATTAGGCCGGCAGTTTGTGGCTAAGATGTCGTTCCAGACCAAGGCCGACCAGCTGGAAAAACTACTGCTGCAAACCGACGAATTCCGCCAGCTCCTCAACAGCGGCGCCGATTTTCCCAGCCAGCACTACCACGATGTGCACCAGCACTTGGTGCGCGCCAACCTGCCCGGCTCTTACCTGGACGTAGCGGCCTTCTTTGCCGTGAAAATGAGCTTGCGCACCATTCGGGAGGCGCTGACTTTCTTTACCCGCGCTGAAGAAAACCTGTACCCAACCCTGCGTTTACTGGGCATTGGCGTGCAGGTTGACCGCAACCTCATGGCCAACCTGGATAAGGTGGTGGATGATGAAGGCCAGGTGCGGGAGGATGCTTCTCCGCTGCTGCGCCAGATCCGGCAGGAGCTGATTAACCGCCAGGGCCAGCTGCGCAAGCAGATTGCCGGCATCCTGCGCCACGCCCGCCAGGAAGGCTGGGTACCCGAGGGGGCCGAGCCCACCATTCGGGGTGGCCGCCTGGTGCTGCCTGTAATTGTGGAGCACAAGCGCCGGGTGAAGGGCCTGATTCACGATGAGTCGGCCACGGGCCAGACGGTGTTCATTGAGCCCGAGGCCGTATTCGAGCTGAACAACGACATCAAGGATCTGGAAAATGCCTATCAGCGCGAGCTGGTCCGCATTCTGACCCAGCTCACGGCCCAGCTGCGCCCCCACATTCCGGACCTGCGCAAGGCCTACCAATACCTCGGCCTGCTCGATTTTGTTCGGGCCAAGGCTCAGCTGGCGCGTCAGCTGGAAGCGGTGCTGCCGAAGCTCAACCCCCGCCCCCTGATCCGGTGGCAACGGGTGCGGCACCCGCTGCTCTACCTCACCTTCCAGGCACACGCCAAGGATGACCCCCGCGAGGTAGTACCCCTGGACATCGAGCTAAACCAGGAACAACGGATACTGCTGATTTCGGGGCCGAACGCCGGTGGTAAGTCGGTGAGCATGAAGACGGTGGGCCTGGTGCAGTACATGCTGCAGTGCGGTCTGCTGATTCCGGCCGGTGAGGAGTCGGAGGCGGGTGTGTTCGATGATATTTTCCTGGATATCGGCGACGAGCAGAGCCTGGAAAACGACCTGAGTACGTATTCCTCGCACCTGCTCAGCATGAAGCAGTTCGTGACCCTGGCCAACAAACGCAGCCTGGTGCTGATTGACGAGTTTGGTACCGGTACCGAGCCCAGCCTGGGCGGCGCCATTGCCGAAGCCGTGCTGGAGCAGCTTAACCGTGCCCGGGCCTTCGGGGTCATCACGACCCACTACACCAACCTCAAGAACTACGCCGAGCGCACGCCGGGCATCATCAACGGGGCCATGCGCTACGACCCCGAGCAGCTGCAGCCCCTCTACCGCCTCGAAATCGGCAAACCAGGCTCCAGCTTCGCCATCGAAATAGCCCGCAAAATCGGGTTGCCCAAGCAAATTGTGGAGCGCGCTACTCAGCTGGTGGGCAAGGACAAAATCCGCTACGACCGGCTGCTGGAAGGCTTGGAAAAGGAGAAAACCGAGTTGGAGCAGCGCACCGCCGAAGCGGCCAAGCAGGAGCGGCGCATGAAAAAGGCAGCTCAGGAATATCAGGACCTTAAAAAGTACCTCGACGATACGACCCTTGAGGTGCTGCGCGACGCCAAATCCAAGGCCAAGCTGCTACTCAAGGATGCCAACCAGCAGATTGAGGCTACCATCCAGGAAATCAGGGTAGGGCAGGCCGAAAAGGAGCGCACCAAGGAGGCCCGCGGCAAGCTGGATACCTTCGTGCGCGAAAAGCTGCAGATTGAGCCGCCCAAGCCCCGGGCCACCCGTGAGCTGGCCGACCCCAACACCCTCAAGCCCGGCGACAAGGTAGCACTGCTGGGTCAGGAGGGCCACGGCGAAATTATGGCCGTAAAGGGCAAGACGGCGGAGGTTTCCTTCGGGGGGCTCAAAACTATCGTCAAGGTCAACCAGCTCGAAAAGCTGACGCGGTCCGAGATTCGGGAGCGGGAAAAGGAGGCGGCTCGCAAGGCCCCGGCCCAGCACGCTACCCTCGATATTACCGGCCGTATGTCGGGCTTCAATACGACCCTCGACTTGCGTGGGGAGCGGGCCGAGGATGCTCTAAACCGCATCATGGCTTATGTGGACGACGCTGTGATGCTGGGCGTGCCGGAAATCAAGATTCTGCACGGCCGCGGCAACGGCATTCTGCGCCAGATTGCCCGCGACTACTTGCACAAGGTACGCGAAGTAGCCAGCGTGGCCGACGAGCACGCTGACCGGGGCGGCGACGGCGTAACCATTGCCGTACTGAAATAA
- the rlmF gene encoding 23S rRNA (adenine(1618)-N(6))-methyltransferase RlmF, whose amino-acid sequence MHPRNPHAARYNFPELVQTSPELAAFVVPNPAGDSSIDFANPAAVKALNRALLKQYYGVAHWDVPAGYLCPPIPGRADYLHYAADLLAADHAGGIPRDKSVQVLDVGVGANCVYPIIGSQVYGWRFVGSEVDTIALRAAKSMVAVNPTLAGRVDLRLQSNKEDIFPGIVKPREEFDLVICNPPFHTSAADAATGSRRKGRNLGYAKTKTSEPLLNFGGQNTELWCEGGEEGFLKRMVAQSVPLASQVLWFSSLISKKETLRSAHYFLGQVGATEVKVLDMSQGQKVSRIVAWTFQDEAQRQAWAQRRWK is encoded by the coding sequence ATGCACCCCCGTAACCCCCACGCCGCCCGCTACAACTTTCCGGAACTCGTGCAAACCAGTCCTGAGCTGGCGGCTTTTGTAGTCCCCAATCCCGCTGGCGACAGCAGCATCGATTTCGCCAACCCCGCCGCCGTGAAGGCCTTGAACCGGGCCCTGCTCAAGCAGTACTACGGGGTAGCGCACTGGGATGTGCCCGCCGGCTACCTCTGTCCGCCCATCCCGGGCCGTGCCGACTACCTGCACTACGCCGCCGACCTGCTGGCCGCCGACCACGCGGGGGGAATTCCGCGGGATAAATCGGTGCAGGTGCTGGACGTGGGGGTAGGGGCCAACTGCGTGTATCCCATCATTGGGAGCCAGGTGTACGGGTGGCGCTTTGTGGGCTCGGAGGTGGATACCATAGCCTTGCGCGCCGCCAAAAGCATGGTAGCCGTAAACCCTACCCTGGCTGGCCGGGTTGACCTGCGTCTGCAAAGCAACAAGGAGGACATTTTCCCCGGCATCGTGAAGCCCCGGGAAGAGTTTGACCTGGTTATCTGCAACCCGCCTTTCCATACCTCCGCCGCTGATGCCGCCACCGGAAGCCGCCGCAAAGGCCGCAACCTGGGTTACGCCAAAACCAAAACCTCCGAGCCCCTACTCAACTTCGGGGGGCAGAACACGGAGCTCTGGTGCGAAGGCGGCGAAGAGGGTTTCCTCAAGCGCATGGTTGCGCAAAGCGTGCCGCTGGCTTCCCAAGTGCTTTGGTTTTCGTCGCTTATCTCCAAAAAGGAAACCCTGCGCAGCGCCCACTATTTCCTGGGCCAGGTGGGTGCTACGGAGGTGAAGGTGCTGGATATGAGTCAGGGTCAGAAAGTAAGCCGCATAGTGGCCTGGACCTTCCAGGATGAAGCTCAGCGCCAAGCCTGGGCCCAGCGCCGCTGGAAATAG
- a CDS encoding phospholipase D-like domain-containing protein, producing MKKITLLALLCGGAALPTATAQTVKSVAEARTDGAGATVTVRGVVTNGPELGVIRYLQDGTGGLAAYSTSAAGFSGLVPGDSIEISGTLKNFNGLLEMDPVSSVTVLAQNRVIRPAANVDASAVTSVFAEQYESRVVRINKNTSITTSTGGTVSTFGGNTNYLLNGQTGAVLRTAAAANAGNDIVGKQAPSGQFDVLGIMSQFASTGVGGYQLLPRRYQDFVLGGTPNFFSSPFPTGISTTGFTVNFATENAGTAKVEYATSLAGPFTTVAGPTAAATQHRIALTGLQPGVIYYVRASSTNAIGTSESRIVPMVTASLSSGKMRAYFTNPVNTALALPGNGATYLANGTIADTVARYISKATKTLDIAIYNWNSVTILNAVNAAHARGVQVRVVFEDDNTNASITGLNAAIPRIGRQTQQNIMHNKFVVIDAEDPNPNVPWVWTGSTNWTPAQLNLDRNNAIAIQDQALARTYTLEFNEMWGGGTTATARFGSAKTDNTPHYFVIGGKNVESWFSPTDQVNSRLIQAIQSADNDLHIATMLVTRTDLGRAIADQVKARNIGACSEVLLNDTSNAGTGAILRTIRTALGDRAIVKNTTGIMHHKYAIVDAGASQSDPQVFVGSHNWSLSADTENDENTLIVHDARIVNQYFQEFSARISEQNRGFQVCSLVLSNKQTVAQSAVQVYPNPTSGKFQLRVQTSAARTARVVLRDATGRVVLDQTKALNGQEVSVDASSLRAGLYLVQIETPESTQVSRVVVE from the coding sequence ATGAAGAAAATTACTCTGCTGGCTCTGCTTTGTGGCGGAGCGGCCCTGCCAACCGCAACGGCCCAGACTGTGAAATCGGTAGCGGAAGCCCGCACCGATGGCGCGGGCGCCACCGTGACCGTACGCGGCGTGGTAACCAATGGCCCCGAACTGGGGGTTATTCGCTACCTGCAGGATGGCACAGGCGGCTTGGCCGCCTATTCTACCTCCGCGGCTGGCTTCTCGGGCCTGGTGCCCGGCGACAGTATCGAAATCAGCGGCACCCTGAAGAATTTCAACGGCCTGCTGGAAATGGACCCCGTGAGCAGCGTAACCGTGCTGGCTCAAAACCGCGTTATTCGGCCCGCGGCTAACGTAGATGCCTCCGCCGTTACCTCGGTTTTTGCCGAGCAGTACGAGTCGCGGGTAGTGCGCATCAATAAGAACACGTCCATTACCACCAGCACCGGCGGAACCGTCAGCACGTTCGGGGGCAACACCAACTACCTGCTCAACGGGCAGACCGGGGCCGTGCTGCGCACGGCCGCCGCGGCCAACGCCGGCAACGACATTGTGGGCAAGCAGGCCCCCAGCGGCCAGTTTGACGTGCTGGGCATTATGAGCCAGTTTGCCAGCACCGGGGTAGGCGGCTACCAGCTGCTGCCGCGCCGCTACCAGGATTTCGTTCTGGGCGGCACGCCCAACTTCTTCAGCTCGCCCTTCCCTACTGGCATTAGCACCACTGGCTTCACAGTGAATTTTGCTACCGAAAACGCCGGTACGGCCAAGGTAGAGTACGCCACTTCCTTGGCCGGGCCGTTTACCACCGTGGCCGGCCCTACGGCCGCCGCTACTCAGCACCGCATTGCCCTGACGGGCCTGCAGCCCGGTGTTATCTACTACGTGCGGGCCTCGTCCACCAATGCCATCGGCACCTCGGAGTCGCGCATTGTACCGATGGTAACGGCCTCGCTCTCCAGCGGTAAAATGCGGGCCTACTTCACCAACCCCGTGAACACGGCCCTGGCCCTGCCCGGCAACGGCGCTACCTACCTGGCTAACGGCACCATTGCCGACACCGTGGCCCGCTACATCAGCAAGGCCACCAAAACCCTGGATATTGCCATCTATAACTGGAACAGCGTTACCATTCTCAACGCCGTAAACGCTGCCCACGCCCGTGGCGTGCAGGTGCGCGTAGTTTTCGAGGATGACAACACCAATGCCAGCATTACGGGCCTGAACGCGGCCATTCCGCGCATCGGCCGCCAGACCCAGCAGAACATCATGCACAACAAGTTTGTGGTGATTGATGCCGAAGACCCCAACCCGAACGTGCCGTGGGTCTGGACGGGCTCCACGAACTGGACTCCGGCCCAACTGAACCTGGACCGCAACAACGCCATTGCCATCCAGGACCAGGCCCTAGCCCGTACCTATACCCTGGAGTTCAACGAAATGTGGGGCGGCGGTACTACGGCCACGGCCCGCTTCGGCTCGGCCAAAACCGACAATACTCCGCACTACTTCGTTATCGGGGGCAAAAATGTGGAATCGTGGTTTTCGCCGACTGACCAGGTAAACAGCCGCCTGATTCAGGCCATCCAATCGGCGGATAACGACCTGCATATTGCCACCATGCTGGTAACGCGCACCGACCTGGGCCGCGCCATTGCCGACCAGGTAAAGGCCCGCAACATCGGGGCCTGCTCGGAGGTGCTGCTCAACGACACCAGCAACGCCGGCACCGGCGCCATTCTGCGCACCATCCGCACGGCCCTGGGCGACCGGGCCATCGTGAAGAATACTACCGGCATCATGCACCACAAATACGCCATCGTGGATGCCGGCGCCTCGCAGTCGGATCCGCAGGTGTTTGTGGGCTCGCACAACTGGTCGCTCTCGGCCGACACGGAAAATGACGAGAACACGCTCATCGTGCACGATGCCCGCATCGTGAACCAGTATTTCCAGGAGTTCTCGGCCCGCATCAGCGAGCAGAACCGGGGCTTTCAGGTGTGCAGCCTGGTGCTGAGCAACAAGCAAACAGTGGCTCAGAGCGCGGTGCAGGTGTACCCCAACCCCACCAGCGGCAAGTTCCAGCTGCGGGTGCAAACCAGCGCGGCCCGCACGGCCCGCGTGGTGCTGCGCGACGCTACCGGCCGCGTGGTCCTCGATCAGACCAAGGCCCTGAACGGTCAGGAAGTGAGCGTGGATGCGTCGTCGCTGCGCGCCGGCCTGTATCTGGTTCAGATTGAAACGCCCGAGTCAACCCAGGTTAGCCGGGTAGTGGTGGAGTAG
- the murB gene encoding UDP-N-acetylmuramate dehydrogenase, which translates to MASAPVLEHHVSLRPYNTFGLDVKARLFARFTSVEELQTLLALPEVQAAEKLVLGGGSNLLFTRDFDGVVLKNEIRGLDIISQDEETALVRAGAGESWHGLVQYTLDQELSGIENLSLIPGTVGAAPLQNIGAYGSELKDTFEQLEALEISTGQVRTFSASECGFGYRESVFKGPLKNQYIVTGVVLRLQRQARPNVSYGAIKTTLEDMGIGGEPTPREVSEAVMHIRRSKLPDPAQIGNAGSFFKNPEISQLKFDELKASFPELPGYPVPGGVKVPAAWLIEQCGWKGQRRGAHGVHDKQALVLVNHGGAQGQDIRELAHDIIASVREKFGIELHPEVNIF; encoded by the coding sequence ATGGCTTCGGCTCCCGTTCTTGAACACCACGTTTCCCTTCGCCCCTACAACACGTTTGGCCTGGACGTGAAAGCGCGGCTTTTCGCCCGGTTCACCTCGGTAGAAGAACTGCAGACGCTGCTGGCCCTGCCCGAAGTACAGGCCGCAGAGAAACTGGTGCTGGGCGGCGGCTCCAACCTGCTCTTCACCCGCGACTTCGACGGGGTCGTACTCAAAAATGAAATCCGGGGCCTTGATATCATCAGTCAGGATGAGGAAACGGCCCTGGTGCGGGCCGGCGCCGGCGAGTCGTGGCACGGGCTGGTGCAGTACACCCTGGATCAGGAGCTGAGCGGCATCGAGAACCTCTCCCTCATCCCGGGCACGGTAGGCGCGGCCCCACTCCAGAACATCGGGGCTTACGGCTCCGAGCTAAAGGATACGTTTGAGCAGTTGGAGGCCCTAGAAATCAGCACGGGTCAGGTGCGTACGTTTTCGGCCAGTGAGTGCGGGTTTGGCTACCGGGAAAGCGTGTTCAAAGGCCCCCTGAAAAACCAGTACATTGTTACGGGTGTGGTCTTGCGCCTGCAGCGCCAGGCCCGGCCCAACGTCAGCTACGGGGCCATCAAAACCACTCTCGAAGACATGGGCATTGGGGGCGAGCCTACCCCCCGCGAGGTGAGCGAAGCCGTGATGCACATCCGCCGCAGCAAGCTCCCCGACCCCGCCCAGATTGGCAACGCCGGCTCCTTCTTCAAGAACCCGGAAATCTCTCAGCTGAAATTCGACGAGCTGAAAGCCAGCTTCCCCGAGCTGCCGGGCTACCCCGTACCGGGCGGCGTAAAGGTGCCGGCCGCCTGGCTGATTGAGCAGTGCGGCTGGAAAGGCCAGCGCCGGGGCGCCCACGGCGTGCACGACAAGCAGGCGCTGGTGCTGGTAAACCACGGCGGCGCTCAGGGCCAGGACATTCGGGAGTTGGCCCACGACATCATTGCCTCCGTGCGCGAAAAATTCGGTATTGAGCTGCACCCCGAGGTCAACATCTTCTAG
- a CDS encoding sugar MFS transporter produces the protein MAIPTSSSPPATATTASSRSYALPMAAMTSLFFLFGAVTNFNGVLMPYLKDVCQLTDFQSSTVSVAFFGAYFLMSLPAGVLLKRLGYQRGIVVGLLVMAAGALVFIPAANSRVFGVFLLGLAVLGAGITLLQVAANPYVSVLGPASGAASRVSLVGVANNFGGTLSPLLGGMLLFGGSEVLKAQLAAMPVAQRLSQEAALVKGPYIGLAVFLAVLAAIFAFLKLPELETFADEEVNPTEAALPARTSALAFPHLALGVGAIFLYVGVEVGLGDYLIRFGEAQNIGQLSGFTQALVRSLSVATNWAAALFGQAPAPIDTTAGFTKAVGAVLVSSYWFGSLVGRVIGIPLLSRINARYALVLVCAVALLSVAAAVLVRGEAALWLVVLCGLCNSIMWPVIFPLAIKGLGPFTKQGSSYLIMAIVGGAAIPFLMGAMATYAGGLRVAFVLPVFCYAYLLFYALRGYRVR, from the coding sequence ATGGCTATTCCTACCTCTTCCTCTCCTCCAGCTACCGCCACTACCGCCTCGTCCCGCAGCTACGCCCTACCCATGGCAGCCATGACGAGCCTGTTCTTCCTGTTCGGGGCCGTCACGAACTTCAATGGTGTGCTCATGCCCTACCTCAAGGACGTGTGCCAGCTCACCGATTTTCAATCCTCTACGGTATCGGTGGCATTTTTTGGGGCTTATTTTCTGATGTCGTTGCCGGCGGGTGTGCTCCTGAAACGGCTGGGCTACCAGCGCGGCATTGTGGTGGGGTTGCTGGTGATGGCGGCAGGGGCGCTGGTGTTTATTCCGGCGGCCAACTCGCGGGTCTTCGGGGTGTTTCTGCTGGGTTTGGCGGTGCTGGGAGCGGGCATCACGCTATTGCAGGTGGCCGCTAATCCGTACGTATCGGTGTTGGGGCCGGCCAGCGGAGCGGCTTCGCGGGTAAGCCTGGTGGGCGTGGCCAACAATTTCGGTGGTACCCTCTCGCCTCTGCTGGGTGGTATGCTGCTGTTCGGGGGCTCGGAGGTGCTGAAAGCCCAACTGGCGGCCATGCCGGTGGCTCAGCGCCTGAGCCAGGAAGCCGCTCTAGTGAAAGGGCCCTACATTGGGCTGGCCGTGTTTCTGGCGGTGCTGGCCGCCATATTCGCTTTCCTGAAGCTGCCTGAGCTGGAGACTTTTGCCGATGAGGAAGTCAACCCCACGGAAGCAGCCCTGCCGGCCCGGACCTCGGCCCTGGCCTTCCCCCATCTGGCCCTGGGCGTAGGGGCCATTTTCCTGTACGTGGGCGTGGAAGTGGGGCTGGGCGACTACCTCATCCGCTTCGGTGAAGCTCAGAATATCGGGCAGCTCTCAGGGTTCACGCAGGCTCTGGTACGTAGCCTTAGCGTAGCCACCAACTGGGCTGCGGCTCTGTTCGGGCAAGCCCCCGCTCCTATTGATACTACTGCCGGCTTCACGAAGGCTGTGGGTGCCGTGCTGGTATCCTCGTATTGGTTTGGCTCCCTGGTAGGGCGGGTAATCGGGATTCCGCTGCTCAGCCGCATCAATGCCCGCTACGCCTTGGTGCTGGTATGCGCCGTGGCGCTGCTGAGCGTGGCGGCGGCCGTGCTGGTACGCGGCGAGGCGGCCCTGTGGCTGGTGGTACTCTGCGGCTTGTGCAACTCCATTATGTGGCCGGTTATCTTCCCGCTGGCTATTAAGGGTTTGGGTCCGTTTACCAAGCAGGGCTCTTCTTACCTGATTATGGCCATTGTGGGCGGAGCGGCTATTCCGTTTCTGATGGGGGCCATGGCTACGTACGCGGGTGGTCTGCGGGTGGCTTTCGTGCTGCCAGTGTTCTGCTACGCTTACCTACTGTTCTATGCCCTACGAGGGTACCGGGTGCGCTAG
- a CDS encoding zinc-dependent metalloprotease family protein, whose protein sequence is MSFRIFILPAVLLLGLTCLSCHWRSTPPVLVLLPFQGLPHQLADSVYQQLRRTAGTVVLAPRRALPNAAYYPPRHRYRADSLLRYLVRQYQPDTVVIGLTQRDISTTKNDRRDWGVLGLGYQPGRAAVASSFRLRQRQLPTQFYKVVLHEIGHTQGLPHCPAPTCFMRDAEGGNPTDKETGFCSRCAKQLRQRGWALAGPAA, encoded by the coding sequence ATGTCTTTCCGAATTTTTATTTTACCGGCGGTTCTGCTACTTGGCTTAACCTGCCTGAGTTGCCACTGGCGCTCTACCCCGCCGGTACTAGTCCTGCTGCCCTTCCAAGGACTACCACACCAGCTGGCTGACTCCGTGTATCAGCAGTTGCGGCGCACTGCGGGCACAGTGGTACTGGCCCCGCGACGCGCACTCCCAAACGCCGCTTACTACCCACCGCGCCACCGGTACCGCGCCGATTCATTGCTGCGCTACCTGGTGCGGCAGTACCAACCCGACACCGTGGTAATTGGTCTAACTCAGCGTGACATCAGCACCACCAAAAATGACCGCCGCGACTGGGGCGTGCTGGGGCTGGGCTACCAGCCAGGCCGGGCGGCTGTCGCATCTAGCTTCCGGCTGCGCCAGCGTCAGCTTCCCACTCAATTTTACAAAGTAGTACTACACGAAATCGGTCACACCCAGGGGCTGCCGCATTGCCCGGCGCCCACCTGCTTCATGCGCGACGCCGAAGGTGGTAACCCAACCGATAAGGAAACCGGTTTCTGCTCCCGCTGCGCAAAACAGTTACGGCAGCGCGGCTGGGCACTTGCCGGGCCTGCTGCTTAG